Proteins encoded together in one Lathyrus oleraceus cultivar Zhongwan6 chromosome 5, CAAS_Psat_ZW6_1.0, whole genome shotgun sequence window:
- the LOC127079609 gene encoding vegetative cell wall protein gp1-like — protein MMNETTSPSSSSSPQSPPYYVLSSDNEPSDPQSPTLAQLQARALASQQPSHTEPEPEVTSPPPEQQNPTTSEQPQTPPPAQQPNPPSEPQPIHSPSEPNPQPKQTTLSPSVIPIPPTSVASITSTLNLGDTNPPSPSFIVSATEPETTLPTLEEAIKVFAESSVEKIKDASIRLQDRLAREAKEHARKEAEEKAHLEEEQRIREAEEKVAAEAVAAAVEVEAKAKAEAEETAHVVVEEATKARVNALT, from the exons ATGATGAATGAAACTacctcaccatcatcatcatcctcaCCTCAATCCCCACCATATTATGTACTCTCCTCTGACAATGAACCATCTGACCCCCAATCCCCCACTCTGGCTCAGCTACAAGCtcgtgctctggcctctcaacaaCCATCACACACTGAACCTGAACCAGAAGTCACTTCCCCACCCCCTGAACAACAAAATCCAACTACATCTGAACAACCTCAAACACCACCACCTGCACAACAACCAAATCCACCTTCTGAACCTCAACCAATCCACTCACCATCTGAACCAAATCCACAACCTAAACAAACAACACTGTCCCCCTCTGTTATTCCCATACCACCAACTTCCGTTGCTTCCATCACTTCCACTCTAAATCTTGGTGACACCAATCCACCTTCTCCATCCTTCATAGTCTCTGCCACTGAACCAGAAACGACCTTACCTACCCTAGAAGAAGCAATAAAAGTTTTTGCAGAGTCTTCGGTAGAAAAGATCAA agatgctaGTATAAGGCTCCAAGATCGCTTGGCCAGAGAGGCTAAGGAACATGCTAGGAAGGAAGCAGAAGAGAAGGCTCACCTGGAAGAAGAACAGAGgatcagagaagctgaagaaaaggtTGCTGCTGAAgctgttgctgctgctgttgagGTTGAGGCAAAAGCTAAAGCCGAAGCTGAAGAAACAGCACATGTAGTTGTAGAGGAAGCTACCAAGGCCAGGGTTAATGCTTTGACTTAG